From Deltaproteobacteria bacterium, a single genomic window includes:
- the cimA gene encoding citramalate synthase: protein MSIKKRPERKIVFYDTTLRDGTQAEDISFSVEDKVRIALRLDELGIDYIEGGWPGSNPKDMAFFREIRNYSLKKSTIAAFGSTAKARTAPEADANLKALLGAKTRAVTIFGKSWDIHVRDALRISLEQNVAMIRDSLKFLKTAVPEVYYDAEHFFDGFKGNPEYALGTLQAAQEAEVDNIVLCDTNGGTLPSEITEIIRAVQEKIALPLGIHAHNDTEMAVANTVAAVQMGVGHIQGTINGYGERCGNANLCSILPNLQFKLKLDCLSEAQMGKLREISHFVAELANLQPNKHQPYVGSSAFAHKGGVHVSAIAKNPQTYEHIPPEKVGNHRRVLVSDLAGKSNILQKAAEYQIDLHPKDPLTHEILNTLKELENQGYQYEGAEASFELLMKKALGAQKRYFELIGFRILSEKLREDRAPVSEATIMIKVGGKVEHTAATGNGPVNALDNALRKALEKFYPQLTDMELVDYKVRVLSAGKGTASKVRVLIESGDHQDKWGTVGVSENIIEASWQALVDSINYKLLKDEKAKK, encoded by the coding sequence ATGAGTATAAAAAAACGACCGGAAAGAAAAATCGTTTTTTACGATACCACGTTGCGGGACGGAACTCAAGCCGAAGACATTTCTTTTTCCGTGGAAGACAAAGTTCGCATCGCCCTTCGCCTCGATGAGCTGGGAATTGACTATATCGAAGGGGGTTGGCCGGGATCTAACCCCAAAGATATGGCTTTTTTTCGGGAGATCCGCAATTATTCACTAAAAAAGTCCACGATTGCCGCCTTTGGCTCCACGGCCAAAGCCCGCACCGCACCGGAGGCGGATGCCAATTTGAAAGCTTTGTTGGGAGCCAAAACCCGGGCTGTCACCATCTTCGGTAAGTCTTGGGATATACATGTTCGCGATGCCCTACGGATCTCCCTGGAACAGAACGTGGCGATGATTCGTGATTCGTTAAAATTCCTGAAGACCGCCGTCCCGGAAGTTTATTATGATGCCGAACACTTTTTTGACGGGTTTAAAGGCAACCCAGAATACGCTCTGGGCACTCTCCAAGCAGCGCAGGAAGCCGAGGTCGACAACATCGTTCTTTGCGACACCAACGGCGGAACCCTGCCCAGCGAGATCACCGAGATCATCCGGGCGGTCCAGGAAAAAATTGCTCTTCCCTTAGGCATTCACGCTCATAACGACACCGAGATGGCTGTCGCCAATACGGTGGCTGCCGTCCAAATGGGGGTAGGCCACATCCAGGGAACGATCAATGGCTATGGCGAACGCTGCGGCAATGCCAATCTTTGTTCCATTCTTCCTAATCTGCAATTTAAGCTTAAGCTGGACTGCCTCAGCGAAGCGCAGATGGGCAAGCTGAGGGAGATCTCCCATTTCGTGGCTGAATTGGCCAACCTCCAACCCAATAAACACCAACCCTACGTCGGTTCGAGCGCTTTTGCTCACAAAGGTGGAGTTCACGTTAGCGCCATCGCAAAGAACCCGCAAACCTACGAACATATCCCGCCGGAGAAGGTAGGAAACCATCGTCGCGTTCTGGTCTCGGACCTGGCCGGCAAGAGCAATATCCTGCAAAAAGCAGCCGAATATCAAATCGACCTGCACCCCAAAGATCCGTTGACGCATGAAATTTTGAACACCCTCAAGGAATTGGAAAATCAGGGTTACCAGTACGAGGGGGCTGAAGCCTCTTTTGAACTTCTGATGAAAAAGGCCTTGGGCGCACAAAAGAGATATTTTGAACTAATCGGGTTCCGGATCCTTTCGGAAAAGCTGCGGGAAGACCGCGCCCCGGTTTCCGAAGCCACCATTATGATTAAAGTAGGGGGAAAGGTGGAACACACTGCGGCCACCGGCAATGGCCCGGTGAATGCTTTGGACAATGCCCTTCGCAAGGCCTTGGAAAAATTCTATCCCCAGTTAACCGATATGGAACTGGTGGATTACAAAGTGCGAGTTCTTTCTGCAGGAAAGGGTACAGCGTCCAAAGTCCGCGTGCTCATTGAGTCCGGAGATCATCAGGACAAATGGGGAACCGTAGGGGTTTCAGAAAACATCATTGAGGCCAGCTGGCAAGCCTTGGTCGATTCCATAAACTATAAACTTTTAAAGGACGAGAAGGCTAAAAAATGA
- a CDS encoding ComEA family DNA-binding protein: MTREQQGVVLFLASLLVLFFFLTSHSSPPSLPVRFVAAGDFSLKKSGEGEFLVEVDGSVNRRGVYPVARGESILDAIEKAGGIKDKISLPPEILQTKIEKSCRLNVLPEGNEKGRITVEPLAPQKLPVLSIPININTASLEELNTLPGIGPKIAQAIIDYREQGEKFTSPEDLLRVSGIGPKKLAAIRPHITAP, translated from the coding sequence ATGACCCGAGAGCAGCAGGGGGTGGTTCTCTTCCTCGCCTCTTTATTGGTCCTTTTCTTCTTCTTAACGTCTCATTCTTCTCCTCCGTCTTTACCGGTCCGCTTTGTTGCCGCAGGTGATTTCTCCTTGAAAAAGTCTGGGGAAGGGGAGTTCTTGGTCGAAGTAGACGGGAGCGTCAACCGGCGCGGGGTTTACCCGGTGGCAAGGGGGGAAAGTATACTCGATGCCATCGAGAAAGCGGGAGGGATCAAGGATAAAATTTCTCTGCCTCCTGAAATTCTTCAGACCAAAATTGAAAAAAGCTGTCGCCTAAATGTTCTGCCGGAAGGGAACGAAAAAGGAAGAATAACGGTGGAACCCTTAGCCCCGCAAAAGCTTCCGGTACTTTCCATTCCGATTAATATCAACACGGCAAGCCTTGAAGAGTTAAATACGCTGCCCGGCATCGGGCCCAAAATCGCCCAAGCCATTATCGACTACCGGGAGCAGGGCGAAAAATTTACCTCTCCGGAAGACCTCCTCCGGGTCAGCGGCATCGGGCCCAAGAAACTGGCCGCCATCCGCCCGCACATCACTGCTCCCTAA
- a CDS encoding Lrp/AsnC ligand binding domain-containing protein, translating to MAISAYIFIETTQGKARVIAREIAQIPGVKTAHTVTGPYDVITFVEADSISVLGDFIVSKIQGITGVLRTLTNVVIDAH from the coding sequence ATGGCCATTTCTGCCTACATTTTTATCGAGACAACTCAGGGTAAAGCCAGGGTGATTGCCCGGGAGATCGCCCAAATTCCAGGGGTCAAAACAGCCCATACGGTTACCGGCCCTTATGATGTAATCACCTTCGTGGAAGCTGATTCCATCAGCGTCTTGGGAGACTTCATCGTCTCCAAAATCCAGGGCATAACCGGGGTCCTGCGCACGTTGACCAACGTGGTCATTGATGCGCATTGA